The Rhineura floridana isolate rRhiFlo1 chromosome 15, rRhiFlo1.hap2, whole genome shotgun sequence genome window below encodes:
- the LOC133370619 gene encoding zinc finger protein 576-like isoform X2, producing MAEPSTVSKPLLTEQLLTKVSDFNGLDVSAPQEHLPICKSEPICVEEEESPTAVPPVCPSTHGKGKESPSNSAIYSLGANQCFHCLITFPDEKFKERHMKREHPEDFVQANLRDALFVCFICNKAFESSRALICHQRGHAPAPPSDCTDCLRPTFDCPDCGRRFGQLANYQRHRLGHAAGHSLPHQCPDCGKSFRQLSNLRRHQAFHQQTQELLPSRPYSCMECGESFNQEAGLHEHYIRHARGEL from the exons ATGGCTGAACCTTCTACAGTTAGTAAGCCACTATTGACTGAGCAACTTCTTACAAAGGTGTCAGACTTCAATGGGCTTGATGTGTCAGCACCCCAGGAGCATCTACCAATCTGTAAGTCAGAACCTATctgtgtggaggaggaggagagccccACAGCAGTGCCACCTGTCTGCCCAAGTACACATGGCAAAGGCAAAGAATCCCCTAGCAATAGTGCAATAT ACAGCCTGGGTGCCAATCAGTGTTTTCACTGCCTCATTACCTTCCCGGATGAGAAGTTCAAGGAACGGCACATGAAGCGGGAGCACCCAGAGGACTTTGTTCAGGCCAATCTGCGCGATGCCCTTTTTGTCTGCTTCATTTGCAACAAGGCGTTTGAGAGTTCTCGTGCACTTATCTGCCACCAGCGGGGCCATGCGCCAGCCCCGCCCTCTGACTGCACTGACTGCTTGCGCCCTACCTTTGACTGTCCCGACTGTGGTCGCCGTTTCGGTCAGTTGGCCAACTACCAGCGCCACCGCCTGGGCCATGCTGCTGGCCACAGCTTGCCTCACCAGTGCCCAGACTGTGGCAAAAGCTTCCGACAGCTTTCAAACCTGCGTCGGCACCAAGCTTTCCACCAGCAGACCCAGGAGTTGCTGCCCTCCCGCCCCTATTCCTGCATGGAGTGTGGGGAGAGCTTTAACCAGGAGGCTGGGCTGCATGAACACTACATCCGCCATGCCCGTGGGGAGCTCTAG
- the LOC133370606 gene encoding interferon-inducible GTPase 5-like isoform X1, which produces MRGKNQAASAMDSSPHLDESQLRNLKARYEAQNNSSVASQIQALVDCVNTLKIQVGILGERGAGVSTLVQALLDKPRPVTDPWAYFRWPRQAMKQPVAHAHPTYPNLTLYELPGFEVSEEPAAYLKRLGDLSKFSCFVLVIGGAGLRDAHLQVLKAIKRKGKGFFLVRTKVDLDLHTAERRRRSRYNPTEQLGLIRKDLADTLSKNGMDPKKVFLVSGVVKERYEFAYFEDSLEKEVLNLKRTHDGNLEDVEAVSQRTIKMLYKICQSGSLSDVPAVIHSALENPTQIQLNVAVIGEAGSGKSALVNALRGVGCGERGAAPTGVTETTRKAMAYLLPVVPNLYLWDLPGVGLTEEDLSHLDLSRYDFFLLLASERYKHTHSCLARAITSAGKQVFFVRSKIDVDVEARPGSHPVPKEVVQEKVRKSCEEALKKDGVDCPKVFLVSCLKSDAYDLPLLQEALRNSAPDLKRKALRRAVPTVLSRLVRRKARVLMRDVWGKALNNCLYFVENSQPAVAGNLISTIAVFCIHFGLDEASLQRTAQASSKTSWLLQAAIQSPFAKPLNTAYVLSLITKPPSLTSWVWSYVPYLGRGAKVEPEISFESTYGMLQRVVVELSEDAERVLLMAIME; this is translated from the exons ATGAGAGGCAAAAATCAAGCAG CTTCAGCCATGGACAGTTCCCCACATCTGGATGAATCACAGCTAAGGAACCTGAAGGCCCGATATGAAGCCCAGAACAACAGCAGTGTTGCCTCCCAAATCCAGGCATTGGTGGACTGCGTGAACACCCTCAAGATCCAGGTTGGGATCCTGGGAGAGCGTGGCGCAGGGGTGAGCACCTTGGTTCAGGCTCTGCTGGACAAGCCCCGTCCGGTGACAGATCCATGGGCTTATTTCCGATGGCCCCGGCAGGCCATGAAACAGCCAGTTGCCCACGCCCACCCCACATACCCCAACCTCACCCTGTACGAACTGCCAGGCTTTGAGGTGTCTGAGGAACCGGCCGCCTACCTCAAACGCTTGGGCGACCTGAGCAAATTCAGCTGCTTTGTGCTGGTTATCGGGGGTGCAGGCTTGAGAGACGCCCACCTGCAGGTCCTTAAGGCCATCAAACGAAAGGGGAAAGGGTTCTTCCTGGTGCGCACCAAGGTGGACTTGGACCTCCATACAGCCGAGAGGCGGCGCCGGTCCAGATACAACCCAACTGAGCAACTGGGGCTGATCCGGAAGGATCTGGCAGACACGTTGTCCAAGAATGGGATGGACCCCAAGAAAGTTTTCCTGGTGTCAGGAGTGGTGAAGGAGAGATACGAGTTTGCTTACTTTGAAGACAGCCTGGAAAAGGAAGTGCTCAATTTGAAGAG AACCCATGATGGAAATCTGGAAGACGTGGAAGCGGTGAGCCAGAGGACGATCAAGATGCTGTACAAGATTTGCCAGTCTGGTAGTTTGTCAGATGTCCCAGCTGTAATCCATTCAGCCTTGGAGAACCCCACACAAATCCAGCTGAACGTCGCTGTGATAGGCGAAGCTGGCTCAGGGAAGTCCGCGCTGGTCAATGCTCTGAGAGGAGTGGGCTGTGGGGAGCGGGGCGCAGCCCCCACCGGAGTGACCGAGACAACAAGGAAAGCCATGGCCTACCTGCTCCCAGTTGTCCCCAACTTGTACCTTTGGGATCTGCCGGGCGTGGGACTGACGGAGGAAGACCTGAGCCATCTGGATCTCAGCCGCTATGACTTTTTCCTGCTGCTGGCCTCTGAGCGCTATAAGCACACCCACAGCTGCCTGGCCAGAGCCATTACCTCAGCGGGGAAGCAGGTCTTCTTCGTGAGGAGCAAAATAGATGTAGATGTGGAGGCCCGGCCTGGAAGCCATCCCGTCCCAAAAGAGGTGGTGCAGGAAAAGGTGCGGAAGAGCTGTGAGGAAGCCCTGAAGAAGGACGGCGTAGACTGTCCAAAGGTCTTCCTGGTCTCCTGTCTTAAGTCTGACGCATATGATCTGCCACTCCTCCAGGAAGCCCTCAGGAATAGTGCTCCTGACTTGAAGAGGAAAGCTCTGAGGAGAGCTGTCCCAACCGTCCTGTCCCGGCTGGTAAGACGGAAGGCCAGAGTGCTGATGCGAGACGTGTGGGGGAAGGCCCTGAACAATTGCCTCTACTTTGTGGAAAATTCCCAGCCGGCTGTGGCTGGGAACCTCATATCCACCATCGCCGTCTTCTGCATACACTTTGGCCTGGACGAAGCATCCTTGCAGCGTACTGCGCAGGCTTCCAGCAAAACCTCTtggctgcttcaggcagcaatccAGAGCCCCTTTGCTAAACCACTGAACACGGCATATGTGCTCAGCCTCATCACCAAGCCACCCTCACTGACCAGCTGGGTGTGGAGCTACGTGCCCTACTTGGGACGGGGTGCCAAGGTGGAGCCCGAGATCTCCTTCGAGTCCACCTATGGAATGTTGCAGCGAGTCGTCGTGGAACTATCCGAGGACGCAGAGCGGGTACTGTTGATGGCCATCATGGAGTAG
- the LOC133370619 gene encoding zinc finger protein 576-like isoform X1, with product MHREEASFRRGLVGKTVLFEETKLEEAMAEPSTVSKPLLTEQLLTKVSDFNGLDVSAPQEHLPICKSEPICVEEEESPTAVPPVCPSTHGKGKESPSNSAIYSLGANQCFHCLITFPDEKFKERHMKREHPEDFVQANLRDALFVCFICNKAFESSRALICHQRGHAPAPPSDCTDCLRPTFDCPDCGRRFGQLANYQRHRLGHAAGHSLPHQCPDCGKSFRQLSNLRRHQAFHQQTQELLPSRPYSCMECGESFNQEAGLHEHYIRHARGEL from the exons ATGCATAGGGAGGAGGCTTCCTTTAGGAGAGGATTAGTGGGGAAGACAGTTCTTTTTGAGGAAACCAAACTTGAG GAAGCAATGGCTGAACCTTCTACAGTTAGTAAGCCACTATTGACTGAGCAACTTCTTACAAAGGTGTCAGACTTCAATGGGCTTGATGTGTCAGCACCCCAGGAGCATCTACCAATCTGTAAGTCAGAACCTATctgtgtggaggaggaggagagccccACAGCAGTGCCACCTGTCTGCCCAAGTACACATGGCAAAGGCAAAGAATCCCCTAGCAATAGTGCAATAT ACAGCCTGGGTGCCAATCAGTGTTTTCACTGCCTCATTACCTTCCCGGATGAGAAGTTCAAGGAACGGCACATGAAGCGGGAGCACCCAGAGGACTTTGTTCAGGCCAATCTGCGCGATGCCCTTTTTGTCTGCTTCATTTGCAACAAGGCGTTTGAGAGTTCTCGTGCACTTATCTGCCACCAGCGGGGCCATGCGCCAGCCCCGCCCTCTGACTGCACTGACTGCTTGCGCCCTACCTTTGACTGTCCCGACTGTGGTCGCCGTTTCGGTCAGTTGGCCAACTACCAGCGCCACCGCCTGGGCCATGCTGCTGGCCACAGCTTGCCTCACCAGTGCCCAGACTGTGGCAAAAGCTTCCGACAGCTTTCAAACCTGCGTCGGCACCAAGCTTTCCACCAGCAGACCCAGGAGTTGCTGCCCTCCCGCCCCTATTCCTGCATGGAGTGTGGGGAGAGCTTTAACCAGGAGGCTGGGCTGCATGAACACTACATCCGCCATGCCCGTGGGGAGCTCTAG
- the LOC133370606 gene encoding interferon-inducible GTPase 5-like isoform X2, with protein MDSSPHLDESQLRNLKARYEAQNNSSVASQIQALVDCVNTLKIQVGILGERGAGVSTLVQALLDKPRPVTDPWAYFRWPRQAMKQPVAHAHPTYPNLTLYELPGFEVSEEPAAYLKRLGDLSKFSCFVLVIGGAGLRDAHLQVLKAIKRKGKGFFLVRTKVDLDLHTAERRRRSRYNPTEQLGLIRKDLADTLSKNGMDPKKVFLVSGVVKERYEFAYFEDSLEKEVLNLKRTHDGNLEDVEAVSQRTIKMLYKICQSGSLSDVPAVIHSALENPTQIQLNVAVIGEAGSGKSALVNALRGVGCGERGAAPTGVTETTRKAMAYLLPVVPNLYLWDLPGVGLTEEDLSHLDLSRYDFFLLLASERYKHTHSCLARAITSAGKQVFFVRSKIDVDVEARPGSHPVPKEVVQEKVRKSCEEALKKDGVDCPKVFLVSCLKSDAYDLPLLQEALRNSAPDLKRKALRRAVPTVLSRLVRRKARVLMRDVWGKALNNCLYFVENSQPAVAGNLISTIAVFCIHFGLDEASLQRTAQASSKTSWLLQAAIQSPFAKPLNTAYVLSLITKPPSLTSWVWSYVPYLGRGAKVEPEISFESTYGMLQRVVVELSEDAERVLLMAIME; from the exons ATGGACAGTTCCCCACATCTGGATGAATCACAGCTAAGGAACCTGAAGGCCCGATATGAAGCCCAGAACAACAGCAGTGTTGCCTCCCAAATCCAGGCATTGGTGGACTGCGTGAACACCCTCAAGATCCAGGTTGGGATCCTGGGAGAGCGTGGCGCAGGGGTGAGCACCTTGGTTCAGGCTCTGCTGGACAAGCCCCGTCCGGTGACAGATCCATGGGCTTATTTCCGATGGCCCCGGCAGGCCATGAAACAGCCAGTTGCCCACGCCCACCCCACATACCCCAACCTCACCCTGTACGAACTGCCAGGCTTTGAGGTGTCTGAGGAACCGGCCGCCTACCTCAAACGCTTGGGCGACCTGAGCAAATTCAGCTGCTTTGTGCTGGTTATCGGGGGTGCAGGCTTGAGAGACGCCCACCTGCAGGTCCTTAAGGCCATCAAACGAAAGGGGAAAGGGTTCTTCCTGGTGCGCACCAAGGTGGACTTGGACCTCCATACAGCCGAGAGGCGGCGCCGGTCCAGATACAACCCAACTGAGCAACTGGGGCTGATCCGGAAGGATCTGGCAGACACGTTGTCCAAGAATGGGATGGACCCCAAGAAAGTTTTCCTGGTGTCAGGAGTGGTGAAGGAGAGATACGAGTTTGCTTACTTTGAAGACAGCCTGGAAAAGGAAGTGCTCAATTTGAAGAG AACCCATGATGGAAATCTGGAAGACGTGGAAGCGGTGAGCCAGAGGACGATCAAGATGCTGTACAAGATTTGCCAGTCTGGTAGTTTGTCAGATGTCCCAGCTGTAATCCATTCAGCCTTGGAGAACCCCACACAAATCCAGCTGAACGTCGCTGTGATAGGCGAAGCTGGCTCAGGGAAGTCCGCGCTGGTCAATGCTCTGAGAGGAGTGGGCTGTGGGGAGCGGGGCGCAGCCCCCACCGGAGTGACCGAGACAACAAGGAAAGCCATGGCCTACCTGCTCCCAGTTGTCCCCAACTTGTACCTTTGGGATCTGCCGGGCGTGGGACTGACGGAGGAAGACCTGAGCCATCTGGATCTCAGCCGCTATGACTTTTTCCTGCTGCTGGCCTCTGAGCGCTATAAGCACACCCACAGCTGCCTGGCCAGAGCCATTACCTCAGCGGGGAAGCAGGTCTTCTTCGTGAGGAGCAAAATAGATGTAGATGTGGAGGCCCGGCCTGGAAGCCATCCCGTCCCAAAAGAGGTGGTGCAGGAAAAGGTGCGGAAGAGCTGTGAGGAAGCCCTGAAGAAGGACGGCGTAGACTGTCCAAAGGTCTTCCTGGTCTCCTGTCTTAAGTCTGACGCATATGATCTGCCACTCCTCCAGGAAGCCCTCAGGAATAGTGCTCCTGACTTGAAGAGGAAAGCTCTGAGGAGAGCTGTCCCAACCGTCCTGTCCCGGCTGGTAAGACGGAAGGCCAGAGTGCTGATGCGAGACGTGTGGGGGAAGGCCCTGAACAATTGCCTCTACTTTGTGGAAAATTCCCAGCCGGCTGTGGCTGGGAACCTCATATCCACCATCGCCGTCTTCTGCATACACTTTGGCCTGGACGAAGCATCCTTGCAGCGTACTGCGCAGGCTTCCAGCAAAACCTCTtggctgcttcaggcagcaatccAGAGCCCCTTTGCTAAACCACTGAACACGGCATATGTGCTCAGCCTCATCACCAAGCCACCCTCACTGACCAGCTGGGTGTGGAGCTACGTGCCCTACTTGGGACGGGGTGCCAAGGTGGAGCCCGAGATCTCCTTCGAGTCCACCTATGGAATGTTGCAGCGAGTCGTCGTGGAACTATCCGAGGACGCAGAGCGGGTACTGTTGATGGCCATCATGGAGTAG
- the LOC133370607 gene encoding interferon-inducible GTPase 5-like, whose product MPLKTPQSSVPGSPDQGDVSVVLVGKSGVGKSALLNAVRGMTEDDVGCAPVGAPPKSEGPVVYPDPSHPNLMMWELALDCEGQADRWLEEGDVFVVVTDGKFDETHAHLATEAQAAGKKVYFARTKADLELHTLKRLMGEGYDRAEAVKALRGVCAESLGAHSLEEPFVFLISAFEPYALDCHQLREVLLKDVCMYERILKPTRLDYDVISEREIAEIQEAYELGGLSEVVTRIQCSLETLWNAQLDIAITGESGAGKSTFVNALRGVTDEEEGAAETGVTETTAQPTPYSYSGHPSVTLWDLPGIGTPNFQADHYLEAVEFSRYDFFIILASERFKENHVRLAQAIVREGKQFYFVRTKVDNDLESMRRRKNPPTEEEVLQEIRNDCQEKLAKAGLADAKVFLLSSFEINKFDFQVFEETLEQELPSHKRHAFLLSLPNVSLAIIEKKRQLLHQEVWKVALISSLVAAVPLPGLAFTCDVSILLRKLSTYRQDFGLDVASLARLAERSGKPLEVLRAEVHSTLGRSINRDIVIGLLGKVTGTGLVVANFLMHRIPIYGSLASGGISFHTTYSMLSQCLEELAADSQKVLMKAFDSEV is encoded by the exons ATGCCTCTAAAGACCCCTCAGAGCTCCGTTCCAGGCTCCCCAGACCAGGGGGACGTCTCTGTGGTCCTTGTGGGCAAATCTGGGGTGGGCAAGTCTGCCCTTCTTAACGCCGTGCGAGGGATGACAGAAGATGATGTTGGATGTGCGCCAGTGGGAGCCCCGCCAAAATCTGAGGGGCCCGTCGTGTACCCCGACCCATCCCATCCCAATCTAATGATGTGGGAACTGGCGCTGGATTGCGAGGGCCAAGCCGACCGATGGCTGGAGGAGGGAGACGTGTTTGTTGTGGTGACCGATGGAAAGTTTGACGAGACGCATGCCCACCTGGCTACGGAGGCCCAAGCGGCTGGCAAGAAGGTTTATTTTGCCCGCACGAAGGCTGACCTGGAGCTGCACACCCTCAAGCGGCTGATGGGCGAGGGCTACGACCGGGCCGAGGCCGTGAAAGCCCTGAGGGGGGTCTGTGCTGAGTCGTTGGGGGCCCATAGTCTTGAGGAGCCCTTTGTGTTCTTGATCTCTGCTTTCGAGCCCTACGCACTGGACTGCCACCAACTGCGAGAGGTGTTGCTGAAGGATGTCTGCATGTACGAGAG GATCCTAAAGCCTACCCGCTTGGACTACGATGTGATCAGCGAGCGGGAGATTGCTGAGATCCAGGAGGCCTATGAGCTGGGAGGCCTCTCGGAAGTGGTGACGCGCATTCAGTGCAGCCTGGAGACCCTCTGGAACGCCCAGCTTGATATTGCCATCACAGGGGAATCAGGTGCCGGAAAATCTACATTTGTCAATGCCCTGAGGGGTGTGACCGATGAAGAGGAGGGCGCAGCTGAAACAGGTGTGACTGAAACCACAGCTCAGCCTACGCCATATTCCTACTCCGGCCACCCCAGTGTCACCCTGTGGGATCTCCCCGGCATTGGCACGCCCAACTTCCAGGCTGACCATTACTTAGAAGCGGTGGAGTTTTCTCGCTATGATTTCTTCATCATCCTGGCCTCGGAGAGATTTAAGGAGAACCACGTTCGTTTGGCCCAGGCCATTGTCAGAGAGGGGAAGCAGTTCTATTTTGTACGCACCAAGGTGGACAATGACCTGGAgtccatgaggaggaggaagaacccACCGACTGAAGAAGAAGTTCTGCAGGAGATCAGGAACGACTGCCAGGAGAAACTCGCCAAGGCCGGGCTGGCGGATGCCAAGGTCTTCTTGCTCAGCAGCTTTGAGATCAACAAGTTTGACTTCCAAGTCTTTGAGGAAACTTTGGAGCAAGAGCTACCGAGCCACAAACGCCATGCTTTCCTGTTGTCCCTGCCCAACGTCTCCTTGGCAATCATCGAAAAGAAGAGGCAGCTCCTTCACCAGGAGGTTTGGAAGGTGGCTTTGATCTCCAGCTTGGTGGCGGCTGTCCCTTTGCCGGGCCTTGCCTTCACCTGCGACGTCTCGATTTTGCTGAGGAAGCTGTCCACCTACCGGCAGGACTTTGGCCTTGACGTGGCGTCTTTGGCCCGGCTGGCCGAGCGCTCCGGAAAACCTCTGGAGGTCCTGAGGGCTGAAGTGCACAGCACTCTAGGGCGAAGCATTAACAGGGATATTGTGATTGGGTTGCTGGGGAAGGTTACTGGAACAGGCCTGGTGGTGGCGAATTTTCTCATGCATCGGATCCCGATCTACGGATCCCTGGCTTCCGGGGGCATTTCCTTCCACACCACTTACTCCATGCTGAGCCAATGCTTAGAAGAGCTGGCTGCTGACTcccaaaaagtcctcatgaaggcCTTTGACAGTGAGGTCTGA